In Tsuneonella sp. CC-YZS046, the genomic window CGACGTCAATGGCTTCAACACTGTGCGGGACGCTGAATCCGGTTCCAACCGGATCATGGTGAGCGCGGGCGCAAATCGCCGCTTTCTGTTCGAGACTTTCGGTCCCTGCCCCGATCTGAACTTTGCGGAGAACATCGGCTTCGACCAGCACGGTTCGGGCCAGATTTGCCGGGGCGTGGATGTGACCCTGCTGGTGCCCGGCGTTACCGGCACCCAGCGTTGCCCGGTCCGCATGATCCAAAGGCTGACCGAGGACGAGGCCAAGGCGCTGACCGCCCGGGCCAGGAAATAAGCCCGGCCGCCGTCCGTGTTCGTTGCGGCCTATTGGTGGGAAGTGCATCCCGGAAAGGAAGAGCAGTTTCGCGCTGCCTGGCGCCGTGGAACCGAGCTCATCCGGGAAAGATACGGCAGCCTGGGCTCCCGCTTGCACCGGGAGGATCGCGACGATGGCGCAATCCGCTTCATCGGCGTCGCGGAATGGCCGGACCGGCAGACCTGGCGCAAGGCGTTCGATGCGAAGATGGTGTATGACGAGCCGGAAACCCGCGCGGCCTTCGTGGAGGCGATCAGCGATTGGGCGGAAGAGCCTCTCCTGCTGATGGAGATGACGGACGATCTTCTGGATCGCAGCCCTTGAAACTTTCCGGAAAGAAGCATCGCAGAACGCTTGAGTCCGTAGCGAAAGCGGGCAAATAGGGAGCACTTACTATCTTCCCAGCCACAGGATATTTCCCATGACCGAAGCCGTTCCGGCCTGGCTCGCCCAAGCCCTGCCCAATGCGCGCCCCGCCCATGCCGCCTTGACCGCGGCGAAGCTGGGGAGCGAGGGCTTGATCGGCAAGTCCGGCTTTCGCCTGACCAGCGTTGCCTTCGATCATGGGGAAGAACTCGATCCGTGCTTTACCGCGGACGAGGAAGATGCGGTTGCACCGCCGCTGGAATGGACCACGCCTCCGCAAGGTGCGCTGGAGCTGGTGCTGGTGGTGGAGGATCCGGATGCGCCAGGCGGAAAACCGGCTTGCCACTGGCTGGTCTGGGGGCTTGCTGCGCAATTGGGCAAGCTGATGGAAGGCGAAACGCCGCCACGGGTCGGCAAGAATTCAAAACGCAACAGCGAGTGGTTGCCGCCCGAGCCGCCGCATGAAGATGAGCCGCATGATTATGTGTTCCAGCTCTTCGCGCTGGATCTGCCCTTGACCTTGATGCCGGGCGCGACCCGTGAAGAATTGGTTAAGGCCATGGAAGGGCATGTGGTGGGCATCGCGATCCTCGCCGGCACCTATGCGCGCGCTGAAGATGACGAGGATTGGGACGATGACGAGGATGGCGATTGAGCCCCTGCGGCTCAGCGCCGGGGCGTCCACCCCGGCGGAGCAAGGGTGAAGCCGGCGAAATCGAAGCCGGGCGCGACCACGCAGGATACCAGCACGAAACCTGACCGGCCGCCGGGTTCCGGGTCCGCGGCTTGCCAGTGGGCGGCGGAGACCACGTGCTGGATGGCATGACCGGAAAGCAGGTCGGGGCCGAGGATGATGCTGTCGATCGGACCGCATTCCTGGGGGGCGGTGGACAGCCTCAGGCAGTCCCCGGCATGCCACAGCCAGATCTCCGCGGCATCCACCCGGTGCCAGTGGGATCTCTGGGACGCTTCGAGCAGAAAAAGAATCGCGGTGGCGGCCGCGCGTTCGCGATTGGTCGTCGGCGCGCGCCATGTCTCGCGGAACCAGCCACCTTCCGGATGCGGCTTGAGCGCGAGTCGTTCGATCAGCTGCTTTGCGGTGAGGCCTTCCATCCGCGAAGTTTGCCCGGCATGATGCCGGCTGGCCAGCACTTTAGGGCCAGGACCTGCTATCCGGGGGCAAAATCGATGCGGGCGTTGTTATTTGCCGTGGCGCCGTTCCTGCTGGGCATGATGGTTTCGGCTGGGGCTGGGGCGCAAACGCCCGAGCAGCTTGCCAGGGCCGCGCTCGAAGCCGCGCCGGTATGGGATGGCCACAACGATGTGCCGATCCAGTTGCGGGGCCGGTATCGCAACATGATCGGGGGCTTCGATTTCGAGGATACGACAGACACGGGCAGGGATGCTCCCACTGGCCAGGTGATGCATACCGATCTCAAGCGCCTGCGCGAAGGCCATGTCGGCATGCAATTCTGGTCGGTCTTCGTATCGACCGAGCTGAAAGGAGCGGACGCGGTTCAGGCGGTGATCGAGCAGATCGATGTCACCCGGCGCCTGCTGGCGCGTTATCCCCGGGAGCTGCAGTTCGCGCGCAATTCCACGGAGGTCGAGCAGGCCGTCAAAAAGGGGCGCATCGCCTCGCTGCTGGGCATGGAAGGCGGCCATTCGATCGGCTCCAGCCTTGCCGTGCTGCGCCAGATGCATGCGCTGGGCGTCCGCTACATGACGCTGACCCATTCGAGCAACACGCCATGGGCCGACAGCGCCACGGACAAGCCCGAACATGACGGGCTGACCGATTTCGGCCGGGACGTGGTGCGCGAGATGAACCGCATCGGGATGCTGGTCGACCTCAGCCATGTCAGCGAGGCAACGATGCTCGATGCGCTGGAAGTTGCCCGTGCGCCTGTGATTTTCAGCCATTCGGGGGTGCGGGCGGTGAACGGCCATGCCCGCAATGTGCCGGACGGCGTCCTGCGGAAGCTGAAGGAGAATGGCGGGATCGTGATGGCGGTCGCCTTGCCGAGCTATGTGAGCGAGCCGGTGCGGAACTGGCTGGCCGATCGCGAGGCGGAAAGGAAGCGGCTGGAATCGCTATGGCTGGGGCAGCCTCAGGAGGTCGAAACCCGCCTTGCCCAATGGGTCGAAGTTCACCCCGAACCCAAGGCGACGATTGCGCAGCTGGCCGATCATATCGACCATATCCGGCAGGTGGCCGGGATCGACCATATCGGGGTGGGCGGCGACTATGACGGCATGGCGACCGGCCCGGAAGGGATGGAGGATGTTAGCGGCTATCCGGCGCTGTTCGCGGAACTGGCGCGGCGCGGCTATACGCAGCCGGAACTTGAAAAGATCGCGAGCCGCAACATGATGCGGGTCCTGAAGGCGGCCGAAGCCTATGCCGCCGCCCATGCGGGCGATCCGCCGATAGAAACTCCGGTGCCGGAGTAGATCGGGGCGGTTTACAGGCTTGCCAGGGTGGCAGGGTCGCGCTGCCCGTCATAAAAGCTGTCCAGGGCTTCGGCAAAGCAGGGCTGGTTCGGCCCCACCGCTTCGAACAACGTCATCGAACTGCGGAACTTCATCGCATCGATGGTACCGAAAATGGCGGCAGCGGATTTCCGGCTGCTCCAATCGAGCACGGCCTGCGTCGATTCCAGCAGGCGAGGGCCCAGTATCCTGTGCTCCAGATAGCGCTGGGCCTCCGGGGCGCCGGAAATCGCATAGAGGTAAGCCATTTGGCTATGGCCCAGGCCGCTGATCTGCGGAAAGACGAACCACATCCAATGGGTCTGCTTCCTGCCCGCGCGAAGCTCCGAAAGGGCGCGGGCATAGGTTCCGTCACGATCCTGCGCGGCGACGAACCGTTCGAGGCCGGGCGGTTCCATGGATCGAGTCCTGTTTCGGGCGGATTCTGGGGGGCGGAAGGTGCAGGCATGGCCGGGCGGCTGACCCGCACCTTCCGGATCAGAAGCTGATCGCGCCCGTTATCCAGATGATGGACAGCAGGGCGATCGCGAGGAGCGTGCTGATAATCAGCACCCAGCGGACGATGTGAGGGGTCGAGCCGCCACGGGCTTCGTCCGTTTCCACATGAATTTCCCCGCCCCGGTTTTCCATGATTGATCCTCCATAGTTCCCAACGGTCACCTGGACCCTGAGGAAACTACGTTCGACCGGGGCGAATGTTCCTGTCGCGGCAGCCGCGATCAGTCTCGCAGGAGATCGTTGATGCCGGTTTTGGCCCGGGTCTGCGCGTCCACGGTCTTGACGATGACGGCGCAGTAGAGCGACGGGCCGGGCGTGCCGTCGGGCAAGGGCTTGCCCGGAAGGGAACCGGGCACGACCACCGCATAGGGCGGAACCTTGCCGATGTGGATCTGGCCGGTGGCGCGATCGACGATCTTGGTGGAGGCGCCGATGAACACGCCCATCGAAAGCACCGCGCCTTCGCCGATCACCACCCCTTCGGCCACTTCCGAACGGGCGCCGATGAATGCCCCGTCCTCGATCACCACCGGCCCTGCCTGCAGCGGTTCCAGCACGCCGCCGATGCCCGCGCCGCCGGAAATATGCACATTCTTGCCGATCTGCGCGCAGCTTCCGACCGTCGCCCAGGTATCGACCATGGTGCCGTCGCCGACATAGGCGCCGATATTGACGAAGCTGGGCATCAGCACCACGCCCTTGCCGATATAGCTGCCGCGCCGGGCAGCCGCGCCGGGAACCACACGGAAGCCGGCCTCGCGGAAGCGCGCCTCGTCCCAGCCTGCGAATTTGGAGGGAACCTTGTCGAAGGCCGGGGCGCCGGCGGCGCCGTTGGGCACGGGAATATTGTCATTGAGGCGGAAGGACAGCAGCACCGCCTTCTTGAGCCACTGATTGACCTTCCACCCGCCATGGCCATCCGGCTCCGCCACGCGCGCCGCGCCGCTTTCGAGCAGGGCGAGGGCTGCTTCCACCTTTTCGCGCACGTCCTGGCTGGCGGGAGTCACTGCGTCGCGGGCTTCCCAGGCGGCTTCGATGGCGCTTTCGAGTTCGGCGGACATGGTGAGGCAACTCCCTGCAGGATGGTATGGCAATGGTCGGTGCGCCTAATCGCTTGCGGCGGGGGGGGCAAGTGCCAGTGTCGCTCCGGGCTTGCGGCGAGGTGTCTCGGGAGTAAGAAGCTTAAAACCGATCGGAAGTGGAGAGAGGCATGGATCTGGAAGGACTTTTCGGGCTGGGCGGACGGATCGCGCTGGTCACGGGAGGGTCGAGGGGGATTGGCCGGATGGTGGTGGAAGGGCTGCTCGCCGCCGGATGCTCCCGGGTCTATATCTGCGCCCGCAAGCAGGAGCAGCTCGATGCGGCCGCGGCGGAACTGGGCGAGCGGGTGGTGCCTCTGGTGGCCGATATCGGCAAGATTGAGGGCATAGACGCGCTGGCCGCCGAGCTTTCGCGCCGGGAGGAGCGGCTCGACATCCTGGTGAACAATGCGGGGGCCGCCTGGGGCGCTCCGTTCGACTCCTTTCCGGAAGCGGGCTGGGACAAGGTGGTGACTTTGAACATGAAAGCGCCGTTCTTCCTCACCCAGAAGCTGCACGGCCTGCTGAGGAATGCGGCGGCTTCCGGCAGGCCGGCCAAGGTCATCAATATCGCCTCGATCGACGGATTGAGGGTCAATCCCTGGGAAACATATTCCTATCAGGCATCGAAGGCCGGCCTCATCCACCTGACCCGGCGCATGGCCGCGCGCCTGATCGCGGATAACATCGTCGTCAATGGAATTGCCCCCGGAGCCTTCCCCAGCGACATGAACCGCGCCGCGCGGGATGCGCCGGAGGTGGCCGCGCAGGCGATCCCGGCGAGGCGCACCGGCACCGCGGAGGATATGGCGGCGGGCGCCGTCTATCTGGCGAGCCGGGCAGGCGATTATGTGGTGGGCACGACGCTGGCGATCGACGGCGGCATGGTGGATGCGCAGGCGTCGGCCAGCTTTGGGAATGCGGGCGGCGGCTGAACGCCGTCGGGCCGCAGGCTATCCGCCCGCCGTCAGCTCCCGGACGAAATCGACCAGGCCAGTCTGGCGCGCGCGGCGCATACGTTCCGCCTGCAGTATGGTGCGCACTTTCGCGAAGCAGGCGTCGATGTCGTCGTTCACCACGACATAATCGTAGCCGTCCCAATGGCTGATCTCGGAGCGGGCGCGGGCCATGCGGCCCGCAATCACTTCCGCGCTGTCCGTCCCCCGCGATGACAGGCGCCGCTCCAGCTCGCCGATCCCGGGCGGCAGCAGGAAGACCCTGACGACATCCGCTTCCGCGCGCTGGTAAAGCTGCTGGGTGCCCTGCCAGTCGATGTCAAACAGGAAATCCTGCCCTTCCTTCAGCCCCGCCTTGATCTGGGCCTTGGGCGTTCCATAGAAATTGCCGAACACTTCCGCCCATTCGAGGAAGGCTTCTTCGGCCGCCATGCGCTCGAAGGTGGGGCGGTCGACGAAGATATAGTCTTTCCCTTCGATCTCGCCCGGCCGCATCGGCCGGGTGGTGACGGAAACCGACATGCGCAGATCCCCGTCACCGGCCAGCAATTTGCGGGCAATGGTCGTCTTTCCCGCGCCGGAGGGCGAGGAGAGGATGAACATGAGCCCGCGGCGCTTGAGATTGTCGGTGGTGGCCATGCTGCGCTGTGGCGCAAGCCCATGCCGGAAATCAAGCCTTTCGGAACTGATGGCGCGCGGCAGCTAAGGGTGGCCGGGCGGAAGTCAGGCGTTATCGGCCATTTCGCCGAGCGCCTTTTCGCCTTCCACCCTGGCCCGGGTCCTGCTTTTGCTGCGGTCGAGCAGGGTCTTGCCGAGCATTCCGGTTCCCACCAGCAGCGCGCCGGGGACGGAGCGCATGGCCAGCTTCACGACGATGGTGTTGAACACCGTCTCCCCGAAAGTGCGGCCCTGCACGATTTCCTTTGCCTTCTTCCGCCCGTAGCCGCGCAGCATCCGCCGTTCGACGCCACGGCGAACGACGGCGGTGGCGCCGCGCAGCAGAATATCGGCAAGGATGAAATTCGTGCTGGGATCGGGGCTTGGGCCGGGAATGCTGGCTTCGTTCTTCGACAGCTTCCTGTAGCTGGGAGTTCGCTTCGATCCGCTCTTTCGTGCCATTCCGCCCTCGCGTCTGGCGGTCAGGCAAAGGCGCTGCCGCTTACTTTTTCCTGCCGAAATCCACAGTGACGACGTTCGAATCGCCATCGCCCCCCTCAACGGGCGAATCACCATCCTGTTCCGTTGAATCGTTTTCCGCATCGTCGTGCGGTTCGGGTTCCATATTGTCCGCCGCCGCCTGGAACTGAAGGCCGAAATCCACGGCAGGGTCCACGAAAGCGGTGATCGCGGCGAAGGGAATGACCAGCTTCGCAGGGACCTGGTTGAAGCTCAGCCCCACGGAGAACCCGTCATCGTCCACCGACAGATCCCAGAACTTGTTCTGGAGGACGATCGTCATCTCATCCGGGAATCGCTGGCGCAAATGGCTGGGGATGGAAACCCCGGGCGCTCCGGTCTTGAAGGTGATGTAGAAGTGATGGTTGCCGGGCAGCGTCCCCCCGGTGCCCTCTATCTCGCCCAGCACACGGCCTACCACGGCGCGGAGTGCTTCCTGGACGATCTCGTCGTAAGGGATCAGGCTATCGGGCGTTTCGTCGCTCATGCCGTCAGAAGTGCCGCTGCCCATTGAGCCGGTCAAGGATAAAGCGAGTGGCGTGATGCTTTCGCGGCGCGTATTGCGCTTATTGGCCACAGTCTTATAGGCGCAAGCATGCGTACAGCCCGGATCGCCCGCAAAACCAGCGAAACCGACATTTTCGTCGAGGTGAATCTCGACGGGACAGGTTCCTACGAGATTTCCACCGGCATCGGCTTCCTCGATCACATGATCGAGCAATTCTCGCGCCATTCGCTGATCGACGTCACCCTGCGGGTCGCCGGAGATCTGCATGTGGACCAGCACCACACCACGGAAGACAGCGCGATCGCGCTGGGCCAGGCCATTTCCCAGGCGCTGGGGGACAAGGCCGGGATCGGCCGCTACGGCAGCGTCTATTCGCCGATGGACGAAGCGCTGGCGCGCGTGGCGCTCGACATCTCGGGCCGCCCCTGGCTGGTCTGGAAGGCGAGCTTCACCCAGCCTCGCCTGGGCGAGATGGACACCGAACTGTTCGAGCACTGGTTCCAGTCGGTCGCGCAGGCGGTGGGCATCACCCTGCATATCGAGCTGCTCTACGGCCAGAACAATCACCACATCATCGAAGGCATCTTCAAGGGCTTTGCCCGGGCGATGCGCGCTGCGGTGGAGCTCGACGCGCGCAAGGGCGGGGCGGTGCCTTCCACGAAGGGGCAGCTAGGTGGCTGAAGTCGTCGCTCTCGTCGATTACGGCGCGGGCAATCTTCACTCGGTGCGCAATGCCCTGATCGCCGCCGGGGCGGAGACGGTGAAGCTGACCGCCGATCCCGATGTGGTGCGCGCGGCGGACCGGATCATCCTGCCCGGAGTGGGTGCGTTCGGCGCCTGCGCGGCGGGCCTTCGCGCCATTCCCGGCTTGATCGAAGCCATGCGGGAGCGGGTGCATGTGGGCGGGGCGCCCTTCCTGGGCATCTGCGTGGGCATGCAATTGCTGGCCGATCGCGGGCTGGAGCATGGGGTGACGGCGGGGCTTGGCTGGATCGCCGGAGAGGTCCGGGCGATCGAGGCGACGGACCCGGCGATCAAGATCCCGCATATGGGCTGGAACGATGTCGTGCCCACCCCGCATGAGGATGGCGCCGAACTGATCGAGCCGGGGGAAGCCTATTTCCTGCATTCCTATCATTTCCAGCCTGCCGAGGGGCGGCACATCGCCGCCATGACCGACCATGGCGGCGGGCTGGTGGCGGCCGTCGCCCGCGACAATATTCTCGGGGTGCAGTTCCACCCGGAAAAGAGCCAGTCCTACGGGCTGGAGCTGCTCTCCCGCTTCCTGGAGTGGAAACCGTGATTGTATTTCCCGCCATCGATCTCAAGGGTGGCCAGGTCGTGCGGCTGGCTGAAGGCGATATGGCGCGCGCCACCGTCTATGGCGACGATCCTGCTGCGCAGGCCATGGCCTTTGCGGAAGCGGGCGCCGGGTTTCTGCATGTGGTCGATCTTGACGGGGCATTTGCCGGCGAGGCCCGCAATCGCGAAGCGGTCGAAGCGATCCTCGAGGCCTTTCCCGGCCATGTCCAGCTGGGCGGCGGCATCCGCAATCGCGAGGCGGTGGAAGGCTGGTTCGATCTGGGCGTCAGCCGGATCGTGATCGGTTCGGCAGCCTTGAAGGACCCACAGTTCGTCAAGGACATGGCCCGCGAATGGGAAAACGGCATTGTCGTGGCGGTGGACGCGCGCGACGGCATGGTCGCGACGGAAGGCTGGGCGGAAGTCTCGGACGTTCCGGTGCATGAGATGGCCCGCCGTTTCGAGGATGCGGGGGTGGCGAGCCTGTTGTTCACGGACATCGGGCGCGACGGGCTGCTCAAGGGCTGCAACATCGAAGCGACGGTCGATCTCGCGCGGCGCACCTCGCTGCCGGTGATCGCCAGCGGCGGGGTGAAAGGGCTGGACGATATTCGTCTGCTCTCGCTTCATGCGGTGGACGGGATCGAGGGCGTTATCACCGGCCGCGCCCTGTATGACGGGCGGCTGGATCTGGCGGCGGCCCTGCAGATGGCGGCCCGGGCATGACCGTCCGCATTCGCGTCATCCCGTGCCTCGACGTGCGCGATGGCCGCGTGGTGAAGGGGGTCAACTTCGTCGATCTCAAGGATGCGGGCGATCCGGTCGAGCAGGCGCAGGCCTATGACGCCGCCGGGGCGGACGAGCTTTGTTTCCTGGATATTTCCGCCAGCCATGAAGGGCGGGGCACGCTGCTCGATGTGGTGCGGCGCACCGCCGAGGTCTGCTTCATGCCGCTCACCGTGGGGGGCGGGGTGCGTTCGGTGGAGGATGCGCGGGCGCTGCTGCTGGCCGGTGCGGACAAGGTGGCGGTCAATTCCGCCGCCGTTTCCCGGCCCGAACTGGTTGCCGACATGGCGGAAAAGTTCGGGAGCCAATGCGTCGTCGCCTCGGTCGATGCACGTGCTTCGACAAGCTCAGCAGGAGCGGGGAAGCGGTGGGAAATCTACACCCATGGCGGCCGCCGCGCGACCGGGATCGATGCGGTGGCCCATGCGGTCAGGCTGGCGGAACTGGGCGCGGGCGAATTGCTGGTCACGTCGATGGATGGCGATGGCACCCAGGCCGGTTACGACCTCGATCTGACCCGCGCGATCGCGGACCGGGTGAGCGTGCCGGTGGTGGCCAGCGGCGGGGTCGGCAATCTGCAGCATCTGGTGGAAGGCGTGACGAAGGGCCATGCCAGCGCGGTGCTGGCCGCATCCATCTTCCACTTCGGCACTTATACCATCGCGCAGGCGCATTCCGCCTTGCGCGAAGCGGGCCTGCCGGCACGGGGCTGAGCCGGCCCCGAACCGTCGAACCGCTTTACACGCGCGCAAGGAAGGCTGGTCGGATTAACCAATGAAACAGGCTTGTATCCTTGGTTTGCCGTTTGTGGCCCGATGGTTGCTTTAACCTTCCCGATGTATCGTCTGGCCCTTTTCCTGCTGATGTCCGTCCATCTGCTGCTGGCGGCGCCGGTGAATGCGTCCAGCGGGACGACGGTGCCGGAGCCTTCCGATCTTGCGCTGTTCATCCTGGGCCTGCTGGGGGTGATTCTGGGGCGCGAGGTCGCGATACGCTACAAGCGGCGCGACAAGGACCACGACAACAAACTCTGATCCCTTGCCTTGCGGCTGCTGCGGCTTGACCGCGCCCGCCGGGCGATCCATGTCACGCGCCATGGATACGCTGTCCCGTCTCGAACAGACCATTGCCCGGCGCCGCGCCTCGGCCGCCAGCGAAAGCTATGTCGCGCAGCTCCATGCGCGCGGGTTGCCGGTTATCGCGCGCAAGCTGGGCGAGGAAGCGGTGGAAGCCGTGATCGCCGCGCTTTCGGGCGAGCGCGAGGAGCTGGTGGGCGAGGCCGCGGATATCCTGTTTCACCTGCTGGTGCTGCTCTCCGCCCGCGATGTGCCGCTTGCCGATGTGCTGGCGGAACTCGACCGGCGGGAAGGTACCTCGGGCCTTGTTGAAAAAGCTGCACGGAAGAGCTGATGCCTGTCGACGCAACCCAACCCTATGACGACCAGAACATCTTCGCCAGGATTCTGCGGGGAGAGCTGCCTTGCACGAAGGTCTATGAGGATGAGTGGGCTTTCGCCTTTAACGACATCAATCCGCAGGCGCCGGTCCATATCCTGGTGGTGCCCAGGGGCCCCTATGTGAGCTGGGACGATTTCACCGAAAAGGCGGGTGACGCCGAAATTTCGGGCTTCATCCGCGCGGTGGGCAAGATCGCGCGCGATCAGGGGCTGGTGGCCCCCGGCTATCGCCTGATTGCCAACACCGGGTTCCATTCTCATCAGGAAATCCCGCATTTTCATGTGCATATCTGCGCCGGCAAGCAGATGGGGCGGATGATCCCCGAATAGGGCGATGCCGCTGTAGCGAGCCGATTTTGCGATATGAAGGAGGCGGTGGGTTGCCCAACAACTCGTCGCGCGGTTAAACGGCGCGTGGCATGGCTATTCTTCCCGACCCTCCGGCAGGTCGCCTCGACGGCACCACGCATCGTTTCGCGATACGTGTCTATTTCGAGGATACGGATGCCGGCGGGATCGTTTATCACGCCAATTACCTGCGCTGGTTCGAACGGGCGAGAATGGACCTCATCGGTCTTCTCGGCATCGATCAGCGGATGGCGCTGGAGGAGCGGAAAGGGTTCTATGTCGTTACCGATATCACGATACACTATGCCCGCCCCGCGCGCCTGGACGATGCCGTAGTGGTGGAAAGCACGGTCACTTCTGTGGGCGCGGCCAGCTGGCGCGCCAGCCACCGCGCGTTGCGGGCGGACGAGCTTCTGGCCGAAGCGCAGGCCCGCATCGGCTTTGTCGGAGCCGGCGGACGCGCGGAACGCCAGCCCGAAACATGGCGCAAGTCGCTTCAATCCATCTTGATCGCAGAGAGTAACAGATGACAGAACTGTCCCTTCTTGCGGCGGCGCTTCCCGCCGCTCCCACCCGGCTTG contains:
- a CDS encoding phosphoribosyl-ATP diphosphatase, which gives rise to MDTLSRLEQTIARRRASAASESYVAQLHARGLPVIARKLGEEAVEAVIAALSGEREELVGEAADILFHLLVLLSARDVPLADVLAELDRREGTSGLVEKAARKS
- a CDS encoding YbgC/FadM family acyl-CoA thioesterase; translated protein: MAILPDPPAGRLDGTTHRFAIRVYFEDTDAGGIVYHANYLRWFERARMDLIGLLGIDQRMALEERKGFYVVTDITIHYARPARLDDAVVVESTVTSVGAASWRASHRALRADELLAEAQARIGFVGAGGRAERQPETWRKSLQSILIAESNR
- a CDS encoding HIT domain-containing protein, which gives rise to MPVDATQPYDDQNIFARILRGELPCTKVYEDEWAFAFNDINPQAPVHILVVPRGPYVSWDDFTEKAGDAEISGFIRAVGKIARDQGLVAPGYRLIANTGFHSHQEIPHFHVHICAGKQMGRMIPE
- a CDS encoding PEP-CTERM sorting domain-containing protein (PEP-CTERM proteins occur, often in large numbers, in the proteomes of bacteria that also encode an exosortase, a predicted intramembrane cysteine proteinase. The presence of a PEP-CTERM domain at a protein's C-terminus predicts cleavage within the sorting domain, followed by covalent anchoring to some some component of the (usually Gram-negative) cell surface. Many PEP-CTERM proteins exhibit an unusual sequence composition that includes large numbers of potential glycosylation sites. Expression of one such protein has been shown restore the ability of a bacterium to form floc, a type of biofilm.); its protein translation is MYRLALFLLMSVHLLLAAPVNASSGTTVPEPSDLALFILGLLGVILGREVAIRYKRRDKDHDNKL